Sequence from the Desulfovibrionales bacterium genome:
GCCAATTCGCCAGATTGGTCAGAGGCCGTATTATTTTCTTGATGGCTGCCAGCCTGGTAACACCAAAGGTGTCATTGGCCGCAGCGAACTTGTGATACTTTTGAGGATCATCAACTACCAGGAAGATCGTCCGGACTGCATCCGCGTTAAGGAGCTGGGCCTTGGGATACTTTTTCTTAAGTTCTTCCAACCTCTTACTGGCTAAAGCCAGCATCTTGTCCCGATCCCCGAAATTCATGGCACCGGAAGGACAGCTCTTGACGCAGGCCGGCAACAGGCCGTTAGTGATCCGGTCGAAACACATGGTACATTTAGCCATAGTACCGGTCTTTTCATTCCGGCGCGGGATATCATAGGGGCAGGCTGAACGGATCTCCTTGAAATCAGCCTTGCTGACTTTTACTTTAGAGTTGAACAAGACAGCGCCGGTAGCCGCGTCCCGGGTAATAGCCTTGGACCCAAGCCCCTGGGCCATTTCCATACAGGGCGCATCAATACAATGCCGGCACTGGTCAGGGAAGAAATACCAGTAGGGTTTACCGTCCTCTTTCTTGCCG
This genomic interval carries:
- a CDS encoding formate dehydrogenase, whose product is MSNGKSILVDTSLCTACRGCQVACKQWNNLPGTKTKQVGTYQNPQDLSSATWKLVRFADGKKEDGKPYWYFFPDQCRHCIDAPCMEMAQGLGSKAITRDAATGAVLFNSKVKVSKADFKEIRSACPYDIPRRNEKTGTMAKCTMCFDRITNGLLPACVKSCPSGAMNFGDRDKMLALASKRLEELKKKYPKAQLLNADAVRTIFLVVDDPQKYHKFAAANDTFGVTRLAAIKKIIRPLTNLANW